aaagatttttggttgAAACAAGGCATTTTTAAGTACAAGTAAGGATGGTTGACCTGCAGACGGCATACACCTTTTTGtccattttttattttctttatacaTAATAATAAATTCATTAAATGAGATTAAAGTTTAAGATTGTTGCTCTAAATTCTAATACAGATGCGCTTTGAACTAAAAATGGATCATTTTGCAAGTAAATTTCTTATTAAAATCTTTGCTCTAAATTAGCAAGTGCATCTAGATTGCTCTAAATTCTAATATATACAGAAAATAACATTTAAGTAAACTGGTTTAGTAATATAGATTGTAAAGTATGATCCCTTTTTATCCAGATTTAAAGTAATTATATAGTGTTTTGACTTTATAAGTCAACATGTACCTCTTTTATAGAAAGTGTTTCATTTTTTTCATGCTTCTATGCTTCTGATAGTTTCAATTTAGTGCTGAAAGATGAACAGATGGCAATAACTTATGCCTTTCTTTCTTTTCTGTTTTTGGTGCAGCACATGCTTTGCAGCTTTTTCGACATTGTTGGATATGTTTGTTAAAATGAAGTGAAATAAGTTTGATTTATCTTATAGAGGTTTTGTATTTTTCTAAATGATTTATCTAGGGCTGTATCCGCTGTATGCCAGATGGAGAATGGCAAGGGACCAGAACGGTAGGATAAGCAGGCTAAAAAGCTACAGTGTCTCGGCGCTTGCATGTCATCGAATAATAAAAACGCCTATCAGCCTTCTCCGAACCCAATTCCGACACCGACACCGATTTCGATCCGACAGGTACACAATTCTGATTTTGGTTTGTTGTTTTATACCGTATATTGATAAGGCTTTAAAGTTTGTTGAAGCGATTGAACCAACTAATCttgaaaaaaaaatctatattCATCCACCCTTATATTTGTATTGTCTAAACTCTGGCATTGAAGTGCAGTCAAATTTTAAAAGTTCAAGGACAGGGAACAACCTATCGGTCCGTGTTTTAAGGTATCACCTCTTTTAGTACAGCcttttaaagttttatttatcaACTCTATCGTAGTTTAAATAGCAATCTATTCATTATATAGGGAGAATTGGAACTTGTGAAAGAGACTAATGTTTGGTGTTGAGGTCAGTAGAATACCCCGTTCTTGATGCTTGGACCGGATTTGCCATTATCACACTTTTTAAAGACGCGAAGGAGAAAAACATAACTCCTCAGGTTTGTGTTTTGATTCTTTTTTTTTCAGTGTTTATTTTTCTAATAACATATGATTAGAGTGGTCTTAAAATTAATGTGATAATTATTTTTTCCTAGATATTCTCATCATGTTATACATATCACTGTTGATGGAGATATGGTGATTACCATTGATGATTCGTACACCCAAAATAATTTGGTTAGTATTTGATCTTATTTGTAATACATATTAGTAGGAAACTAGAAATCTAATATTTATTTCTATCTCTTTTGTGTGACAAGGCATTAAGAGCTTCTCTTGATACTGGAAAATACCTGAGTATGCCAGATGGAGAATGGCAAGGGAGTTAATTTTGATCCAGGTTGAATGCCATTGGGTTTTGCCTATAAATATTTTTTCATTGTTCCAGATAGTAATAACCATACAACCATACTATACTTGATGTTGATCCAGGTTAAATGCCAATGGTTTTGCTTcatgattttatttttattaaagatGGCAAGATGGGCTGGTCAGTAGcgggtcaaaaagatttttggttgAAACAAGGCATTTTTAAGTACAAGTAAGGATGGTTGACCTGCAGACGGCATACACCTTTTTGtccattttttattttctttatacataataataaatgagattaaATGAGATTAAAGTTTAAGATTGTTGCTCTAAATTCTAATACAGATGCGCTTTGAACTAAAAATGGATCATTTTGCAAGTAAATTTCTTATTAAAATTTTTGCTCTAAATTAGCAAGTGCATCTAGATTGCTCTAAATTCTAATATATACAGAAAATAACATTTAAGTAAACTGGTTTAGTAATATAGATTGTAAAGTATGATCCCCTTTTTATCCAGATTTTAAGTAATTATATAGTGTTTTGACTTTATAAGTCAACATGTACCTCTTTTATATAAAGTGTTTCATTTTTTTCATGCTTCTATGCTTCTGATAGTTTCAATTTAGTGCTGTAAGATGAACAGATGGCAATAACTTATGCCTTTCTTTCTTTTCTGTTTTTGGTGCAGCACATGCTTTGCAGCTTTTTCGACATTGTTGGATATGTTTGTTAAAATGAAGTGAAATAAGTTTGATTCATCTTATAGAGGTTTTGTATTTTTCTAAATGATTTATCTAGGGTTGTATCCGCTGTATGCCAGATGGAGAATGGCAAGGGAGTTAATTTTGATCCAGGTTGAATGCCATTGGGTTTTGCCTATAAATATTTTTCCATTGTTCCAGATAGTAATAACCATACAACCATACTATACTTGATGTTGATCCAGGTTAAATGCCAATGGTTTTGCTTcatgattttatttttattaaagatGGTAAGATGGGTTGGTCAGTAGcgggtcaaaaagatttttggttgAAACAAGGCATTTTTAAGTACAAGTAAGGATGGTTGACCTGCAGACGGCATACACCTTTTTGtccattttttattttctttatacaTAATAATAAATTCATTAAATGAGATTAAAGTTTAAGATTGTTGCTCTAAATTCTAATACAAATGCGCTTTGAACTAAAAATGGATCATTTTGCAAGTAAATTTCTTATTAAAATCTTTGCTCTAAATTAGCAAGTGCATCTAGATTGCTCTAAATTCTAATATATACAGAAAATAACATTTAAGTAAACTGGTTTAGTAATATAGATTGTAAAGTATGATCCCTTTTTATCCAGATTTAAAGTAATTATATAGTATTTTGACTTTATAAGTCAACATGTACCTCTTTTATAgaaaatgtttcatttttttcATGCTTCTATGCTTCTGATAGTTTCAATTTAGTGCTGAAAGATGAACAGATGGCAATAACTTTTGCCTTTCTTTCTTTTCTGTTTTTGGTGCAGCACATGCTTTGCAGCTTTTTCGACATTGTTGGATATGGTTGTTAAAATGAAGTGAAATAAGTTTGATTCATCTTATAGAGGTTTTGTATTTTTCTAAATGATTTATCTAGGGCTGTATCCGCTGTATGCTAGATGGAGAATGGCAAGGGAGTTAATTTTGATCCAGGTTGAATGCCATTGGGTTCTGCCTATAAATATTTTTTCATTGTTCCAGATAGTAATAACCACACAACCATACTATACTTGATGTTGATCCAGGTTAAATGCCAATGGTTTTGCTTcatgattttatttttattaaagatGGCAAGATGGGCTGGTCAGTAGcgggtcaaaaagatttttggttgAAACAAGGCATTTTTAAGTACAAGTAAGGATGGTTGACCTGCAGACGGCATACACCTTTTTGtccattttttattttctttatacaTAATAATAAATTCATTAAATGAGATTAAAGTTTAAGATTGTTGCTCTAAATTCTAATACAGATGCGCTTTGAACTAAAAATGGATCATTTTGCAAGTAAATTTCTTATTAAAATCTTTGCTCTAAATTAGCAAGTGCATCTAGATTGCTCTAAATTCTAATATATACAGAAAATAACATTTAAGTAAACTGGTTTAGTAATATAGATTGTAAAGTATGATCCCTTTTATCCAGATTTAAAGTAATTATATAGTGTTTTGACTTTATAAGTCAACATGTACCTCTTTTATAGAAAGTGTTTCATTTTTTTCATGCTTCTATGCTTCTGATAGTTTCAATTTAGTGCTGAAAGATGAACAGATGGCAATAACTTATGCCTTTCTTTCTTTTCTGTTTTTGGTGCAGCACATGCTTTGCAGCTTTTTCGACATTGTTGGATATGTTTGTTAAAATGAAGTGAAATAAGTTTGATTTATCTTATAGAGGTTTTGTATTTTTCTAAATGATTTATCTAGGGCTGTATCCGCTGTATGCCAGATGGAGAATGGCAAGGGAGTTAATTTTGATCCAGGTTGAATGCCATTGGGTTTTGCCTATAAATATTTTTCCATTGTTCCAGATAGTAATAACCATACAACCATACTATACTTGATGTTGATCCAGGTTAAATGCCAATGGTTTTGCTTcatgattttatttttattaaagatGGCAAGATGGGCTGGTCAGTAGcgggtcaaaaagatttttggttgAAACAAGGCATTTTTAAGTACAAGTAAGGATGGTTGACCTGCAGACGGCATACACCTTTTTGtccattttttattttctatataCATAATAATAAATTCATTAAATGAGATTAAAGTTTAAGATTGTTGCTCTAAATTCTAATACAAATGCGCTTTGAACTAAAAATGGATCATTTTGCAAGTAAATTTCTTATTAAAATCTTTGCTCTAAATTAGCAAGTGCATCTAGATTGCTCTAAATTCTAATATATACAGAAAATAACATTTAAGTAAACTGGTTTAGTAATATAGATTGTAAAGTATGATCCCTTTTTATCCAGATTTAAAGTAATTATATAGTATTTTGACTTTATAAGTCAACATGTACCTCTTTTATAGAAAGTGTTTCATTTTTTTCATGCTTCTATGCTTCTGATAGTTTCAATTTAGTGCTGAAAGATGAACAGATGGCAATAACTTATGCCTTTCTTTCTTTTCTGTTTTTGGTGCAGCACATGCTTTGCAGCTTTTTCGACATTGTTGGATATGTTTGTTAAAATGAAGTGAAATAAGTTTGATTTATCTTATAGAGGTTTTGTATTTTTCTAAATGATTTATCTAGGGCTGTATCCGCTGTATGCCAGATGGAGAATGGCAAGGGAGTTAATTTTGATCCAGGTTGAATGCCATTGGGTTTTGCCTATAAATATTTTTCCATTGTTCCAGATAGTAATAACCATACAACCATACTATACTTGATGTTGATCCAGGTTAAATGCCAATGGTTTTGCTTcatgattttatttttattaaagatGGCAAGATGGGCTGGTCAGTAGcgggtcaaaaagatttttggttgAAACAAGGCATTTTTAAGTACAAGTAAGGATGGTTGACCTGCAGACGGCATACACCTTTTTGtccattttttattttctgtatACATAATAATAAATTCATTAAATGAGATTAAAGTTTAAGATTGTTGCTCTAAATTCTAATACAAATGCGCTTTGAACTAAAAATGGATCATTTTGCAAGTAAATTTCTTATTAAAATCTTTGCTCTAAATTAGCAAGTGCATCTAGATTGCTCTAAATTCTAATATATACAGAAAATAACATTTAAGTAAACTGGTTTAGTAATATAGATTGTAAAGTATGATCCCTTTTTATCCAGATTTAAAGTAATTATATAGTATTTTGACTTTATAAGTCAACATGTACCTCTTTTATAGAAAGTGTTTCATTTTTTTCATGCTTCTATGCTTCTGATAGTTTCAATTTAGTGCTGAAAGATGAACAGGTGGCAATAACTTTTGCCTTTCTTTCTTTTCTGTTTTTGGTGCAGCACATGCTTTGCAGCTTTTTCGACATTGTTGGATATGGTTGTTAAAATGAAGTGAAATAAGTTTAATTCATCTTATAGAGGTTTTGTATTTTTCTAAATGATTTATCTAGGGCTGTATCCGCTGTATGCTAGATGGAGAATGGCAAGGGAGTTAATTTTGATCCAGGTTGAATGCCATTGGGTTCTGCCTATAAATATTTTTTCATTGTTCCAGATAGTAATAACCACACAACCATACTATACTTGATGTTGATCCAGGTTAAATGCCAATGGTTTTGCTTcatgattttatttttattaaagatGGCAAGATGGGCTGGTCAGTAGcgggtcaaaaagatttttggttgAAACAAGGCATTTTTAAGTACAAGTAAGGATGGTTGACCTGCAGACGGCATACACCTTTTTGtccattttttattttctttatacaTAATAATAAATTCATTAAATGAGATTAAAGTTTAAGATTGTTGCTCTAAATTCTAATACAGATGCGCTTTGAACTAAAAATGGATCATTTTGCAAGTAAATTTCTTATTAAAATCTTTGCTCTAAATTAGCAAGTGCATCTAGATTGCTCTAAATTCTAATATATACAGAAAATAACATTTAAGTAAACTGGTTTAGTAATATAGATTGTAAAGTATGATCCCTTTTTATCCAGATTTAAAGTAATTATATAGTGTTTTGACTTTATAAGTCAACATGTACCTCTTTTATAGAAAGTGTTTCATTTTTTTCATGCTTCTATGCTTCTGATAGTTTCAATTTAGTGCTGAAAGATGAACAGATGGCAATAACTTATGCCTTTCTTTCTTTTCTGTTTTTGGTGCAGCACATGCTTTGCAGCTTTTTCGACATTGTTGGATATGTTTGTTAAAATGAAGTGAAATAAGTTTGATTTATCTTATAGAGGTTTTGTATTTTTCTAAATGATTTATCTAGGGCTGTATCCGCTGTATGCCAGATGGAGAATGGCAAGGGAGTTAATTTTGATCCAGGTTGAATGCCATTGGGTTTTGCCTATAAATATTTTTCCATTGTTCCAGATAGTAATAACCATACAACCATACTATACTTGATGTTGATCCAGGTTAAATGCCAATGGTTTTGCTTcatgattttatttttattaaagatGGCAAGATGGGCTGGTCAGTAGcgggtcaaaaagatttttggttgAAACAAGGCATTTTTAAGTACAAGTAAGGATGGTTGACCTGCAGACGGCATACACCTTTTTGtccattttttattttctatataCATAATAATAAATTCATTAAATGAGATTAAAGTTTAAGATTGTTGCTTTAAATTCTAATACAAATGCGCTTTGAACTAAAAATGGATCATTTTGCAAGTAAATTTCTTATTAAAATCTTTGCTCTAAATTAGCAAGTGCATCTAGATTGCTCTAAATTCTAATATATACAGAAAATAACATTTAAGTAAACTGGTTTAGTAATATAGATTGTAAAGTATGATCCCTTTTTATCCAGATTTAAAGTAATTATATAGTATTTTGACTTTATAAGTCAACATGTACCTCTTTTATAGAAAGTGTTTCATTTTTTTCATGCTTCTATGCTTCTGATAGTTTCAATTTAGTGCTGAAAGATGAACAGATGGCAATAACTTATGCCTTTCTTTCTTTTCTGTTTTTGGTGCAGCACATGCTTTGCAGCTTTTTCGACATTGTTGGATATGTTTGTTAAAATGAAGTGAAATAAGTTTGATTTATCTTATAGAGGTTTTGTATTTTTCTAAATGATTTATCTAGGGCTGTATCCGCTGTATGCCAGATGGAGAATGGCAAGGGAGTTAATTTTGATCCAGGTTGAATGCCATTGGGTTTTGCCTATAAATATTTTTCCATTGTTCCAGATAGTAATAACCATACAACCATACTATACTTGATGTTGATCCAGGTTAAATGCCAATGGTTTTGCTTcatgattttatttttattaaagatGGCAAGATGGGCTGGTCAGTAGcgggtcaaaaagatttttggttgAAACAAGGCATTTTTAAGTACAAGTAAGGATGGTTGACCTGCAGACGGCATACACCTTTTTGtccattttttattttctgtatACATAATAATAAATTCATTAAATGAGATAAAAGTTTAAGATTGTTGCTCTAAATTCTAATACAAATGCGCTTTGAACTAAAAGTGGATCATTTTGCAAGTAAATTTCTTATTAAAATCTTTGCTCTAAATTAGCAAGTGCATCTAGATTGCTCTAAATTCTAATATATACAGAAAATAACATTTAAGTAAACTGGTTTAGTAATATAGATTGTAAAGTATGATCCCTTTTTATCCAGATTTAAAGTAATTATATAGTATTTTGACTTTATAAGTCAACATGTACCTCTTTTATAGAAAGTGTTTCATTTTTTTCATGCTTCTATGCTTCTGATAGTTTCAATTTAGTGCTGAAAGATGAACAGATGGCAATAACTTATGCCTTTCTTTCTTTTCTGTTTTTGGTGCAGCACATGCTTTGCAGCTTTTTCGACATTGTTGGATATGTTTGTTAAAATGAAGTGAAATAAGTTTGATTTATCTTATAGAGGTTTTGTATTTTTCTAAATGATTTATCTAGGGCTGTATCCGCTGTATGCCAGATGGAGAATGGCAAGGGAGTTAATTTTGATCCAGGTTGAATGCCATTGGGTTTTGCCTATAAATATTTTTCCATTGTTCCAGATAGTAATAACCATACAACCATACTATACTTGATGTTGATCCAGGTTAAATGCCAATGGTTTTGCTTcatgattttatttttattaaagatGGCAAGATGGGCTGGTCAGTAGcgggtcaaaaagatttttggttgAAACAAGGCATTTTAAGTACAAGTAAGGATGGTTGACCTGCAGACGGCATACACCTTTTTGtccattttttattttctttatacaTAATAATAAATTCATTAAATGAGATTAAAGTTTAAGATTGTTGCTCTAAATTCTAATACAAATGCGCCTTGAACTAAAAATGGATCATTTTGCAAGTAAATTTCTTATTAAAATCTTTGCTCTTAATTAGCAAGTGCATCTAGATTGCTCTAAATTCTAATATATACAGAAAATAACATTTAAGTAAACTGGTTTAGTAATATAGATTGTAAAGTATGATCCCTTTTTTATCCAGATTAAAAGTAATTATATAGTATTTTGACTTTATAAGTGAACATGTACCTCTTTTATAGAAAGTTTTCCATTTTTTTCATGCTTCTATGCTTCTGATAGTTTCAATTTAGTGCTGAAAGATGAACAGATGGCAATAACTTATGCCTTTCTTTCTTTTCTGTTTTTGGTGCAGCACATGCTTTGCAGCTTTTTCGACTTTGTTGGATATGTTTGTTAAAATGAAGTGAAATAAGTTTGATTCATCTTATAGAGGTTTTGTATTTTTCTAAATGATTTATCTAGGGCTGTATCCgctaatatatatttttttgtatatGCAGTGATCCATCTAAAGGATTCTTTTGTTATGCTCACGGCGGCTATAGCACTCATTTCTTCGTGTGGCATCTTTCCATTGGACTAATGGAAGTCATTTATGATCGCAAAGTTTACGATATTTAAATAACAAGAATTTTTTTTGAACAGAATTGAGTTATGAGTTATCCGATTTTATGCATTTTTTTTAACAACATACTAACCTACCCCTAAATACGGAGTGGTCTACGACTTTTGTTGAAGGCACGGTATGAGATTGGGCAAAAGATCTAGTAGTGAACGCTGCAATGAGGAAAGAGCTATGCTCTGGATGAAGATGTGGATGCAAAGATTAAAAcaaatgttgttttgttttaaataaaatgaaaaaaaagacTTCTGTCATCGTGACATTAAAATGCCCGTCCGACCCGTCCACCGAACGGGTATAGAACTAGtttaatttgtttattaatataaaagttataatattatatatatatatatatatatatatatcttaaagACAAATGTCGGTGGCTGTTACATCAAAAGCCACCGACTTTGTTCTTTATATAACTTTCTGAAAGTAAACATGTAAACAATACAATGGTTGGATCAGATGGCTAAGACATGAGCATTTTGAAAACTTCAACCTGGATTCGAATCTTTTTCGAGAGATGATATAAGCTGTTTTGTTTCTTCTGCACATATTTGTTTTTTCTTTACTTTTCGTTGTAttagttttttcttttttagtGTAACAACAAAAGTATACAGTTGATTCCATCTCTATAAAAAACTTTTTATaatgtattttgtacaaatattTATTTTTCCTATAATTTATATTCACAGGTTTCTATTTTAGTTTTTATTGTTTAACTTTACaggttttcttttcttttgttttctttttcttttttagtttttACTGTTTAACTTTAATTATAACCAACTAAGCATTTTGTCATAATTTTTTAAATGGTTTTCTCATGTAACAATCTAACGAAAATCAGATAAACACGTTTTAGGCATATCACGACtatattgtttttagttttcTATTTCCTTACTACATGTGTACACCGAACGTAAAGTCTGTAACAAAGTAAAAAAAGCGTAACGTCATGTGCGGGCACAACACGTTAATACCATTATCGTTATGTGTGAAACGAAATAAGAAACGCGAAGTTGCCGCTTATAACACTCGCCCTAGTTCATACTAAAAAGTTGGTGAATTAATATTATCCGATAATTAACATTAGAAGTGAGAAAGTAGAAATTTAAATTTTCCTTGGATTTAACAATCAAAACAACgtattttaataaatatttttataactaccTATTTAGATAAATAAATTTCCTAAGTATTGGAAAAAGAAAATCCAAATACATATAGATATGAAAAAGTTGAAAGatcaaagaagaggaagaagtcATATCGAAAACACGTGTGTTTCATGGTTGACCAAGTTTATAGGATCCATTACTTCATCTCACGCACATCTCCTCCATCTTTCCTCTTTCTGCAAACGCAAATCATTGATACATAACACAAACCATGAGTTGGTGGCTATCAGGCGTCGTCGGCGCTACACgggtacatacatacatacatgcatgcattcatcatcttcatatTTCACGTTCACGTACCAACTAACACTTTCTCAATGACACGCAGAGAAAACGCGGAGACACCAATCCATCACTCAAGTACAAAGGCTTCGCTTTGATCGTCGGGGTCACTGGCATCGTCGGCAACAGCCTCGCAGAGATCCTCCCCCTCCACGACACCCCCGGAGGTCCCTGGAAGGTTTACGGGGTCGCCCGCCGCCCCAGACCACCATGGAATGCCGATTATCCCATGGAATACATCCAATGTGATATCCGAGATGAAGAACAAACCCTAACACAACTCTCCAACCTCCAAGACCTCACGCATGTGTTCTACGTCACATGGGCCAATTGTTCCAATGAACAACATAACTGTGAGATCAATGGCCAAATGTTTAAAAACGTTCTCAATGCAGTAATTCCTAATTGCCCTAATTTACAACATATATGTTTACAAACCGGTCGTAACCACTACATCGGCCCGTTTGATGATTGGGGGACATTGAATGGGGTTCAGGATGCCCCGTTTTGTGAAGATCTTCCGCGGAttgaaaaccctaatttttacTACACACTTGAAGATATATTGTTTAAAGAAGTAACCAAAAAGGAAGGGTTAACGTGGTCGGTTCATCGGCCGGGAGTGATCTTTGGGTTCTCTCCTTGCAGCATGATGAACATTGTAGGAAGTTTATGTGTTTATGCAGCTATTTGTCGCCATGAAGGCGAACCATTGAGGTTTCCGGGGACAAGACAGGCGTGGGAGAGCTACCACAGCGCGTCGGATGCTGACTTGATCGCTGAGCATCATATATGGGCTGCGGTCGACGAGTATGCGAAGAACGAAGTGTTTAATATTAGTAATGGTGATGTGTTTAAATGGAAGCATTTTTGGAAGGTTTTGGCTGAGCAGTTTGGGGTGGAGAATGGTGGGTTGCAAGAGGAGGGAGAGAGGAGAAGTTTGAGTGATATGATGAAGGATAAAGGGGCTGTTTGGGATGCCATAGTGACCGAAAAGGAGCTTTTACCGACTAAATTGGAGGAGGTTGGAGGGTGGTGGTTTGTGGATGTTGTGCTTGGTAATGAGGGGATGTTGGATCTCATGAACAAAAGCAAGGAGCATGGGTTTTTAGGGTTTCGGAACTCCAAGTCGTCTTTTGTTTCTTGGATTGATAAGATAAAATGCAGCAAGATTGTTCCTATTTGAACTTCACTTGTATGATATTTGATATTTTGAATTGTAATAAAttggatcataagttcagttttTGGACCCATTCATTCCCATGATGCAGGTGGGAACTGGGTCGGTCCAAACGGGTTAAATAGGTTAACTGGCTACTTTTAGTTGTTTGTCCGTGTCCCACGAATGCTTCAGTTATACTTTAACCACCAAAACTTACTATCGCCCTAAGATCTTCTATGTTTTACATTTACCTTTCTGTACATAGTTTCTGATATGATTATTATAAAAGTTATATTATGAATGATCTGGTAAATTACACATGTTTGGAACTTATGATCCTTGTTCCAAAGAATAAGGTTACCTTTTTCTTGCACTGAAAATTTTCTATATTTACTGCACTAGTGGGATACACGCGTGATGCGGCGGGATCACATTTTACAATGCGGTACTCGTTTTCTgttaaaatatcaaatttttCGTGTATATTACATAGTATGCCTCTTAGTTTGCTTTTTCATAACATCAATGTGGTCTATCCATGAGTATTATATAGTAACACTTTGTAAGATGAGAATATATTGTTGTTCATTGTTTTAACTTATATTGTTTTTTTAAGATTGGTAATTTTTGAATGATGGCTAAACAAGGTATTATGTTCATAATTAAAATACATTTACTGCCTACGATGTTGGTACCCACTTTCTTTACCTAGTAATATTACAAACATTTTATAGAATGGTGTAAGATTTCTAGTTCTTAACCATACTTTTTGATGTATTCCTTTTATGTCATAAACTGATGTGACATGTATGTAAATCATATCAACTTATTGGAAcctgaaattttgaaaaataacatAATTTATTTCTACTTATATTTGGAAATTAAGGATAACATCAAATACTAGTAAGTAATCTCGCTCGTTGCGGTAAGCGAGAAATCAGTATGCGCTAACTATAGCAAACGAAAAGAAGAACTCAAAAAAATTCTTAAAAGGGAATCGATTCGTTAAAATCATtttaaaaattattataaaaaaatatttacttaaacttaatctattttttttaaaagccACTGTTTTATGAAGTATCATATTAAggcgattatgattgtgagattaagtaccacgcAAGGAAAGCGAACGTGGTAGCGGacgccttgagtcgaaaggaacgGGTTAAAACCTTGAGGGTTCGAGCTTTGGAAATGACGATTCAGACGAATCTTACTACGCGTATTCATGACACCTAACAAGAAGCGATCAAGGAAGAGAATATTAAGGCTGAACTTCTCCAGGGTATGGAGAAACAGCTGGTGTCAAACGAAGAGGGAACCTTATACTTCatgggacgcatttgggttccgctcttTGGCGGTATTTGGGAAATTATCTttgatgaagcccacaagtcaagatactcgatccatccaggatcggacaagatgtatcaagacttgaaggaATATTATTGGTGGTCGAATCTCAAGAACGACATTGCTGCTTACGTCGGGAAGTGCCTAAcctgcgctaaggttaaggcagagTATCAAAAGCCATCATGTccactgcaacaaccagagataccagtttggaagtgggagcaaatatCGATGGATTTTATAatgaaattacccaggacccctagagggcacgatatgatatgggtgatagttgatctaTTGACCAAATCTGTGCACTTCCTACCAATACGGGAATAAGATAGTATTGGAAAGCTTGCTGAATTGTATCTGAaggaaattgtggcacgtcatggagtgtcTGTTTCAATAATTTCAGATAGAGACGGACGTTTCGTATCAAGGATCTAGCAATCTTTTCAggaggcctttggatctcaactagatctaagcacgg
The Helianthus annuus cultivar XRQ/B chromosome 6, HanXRQr2.0-SUNRISE, whole genome shotgun sequence genome window above contains:
- the LOC110908254 gene encoding (S)-8-oxocitronellyl enol synthase ISY1; its protein translation is MSWWLSGVVGATRRKRGDTNPSLKYKGFALIVGVTGIVGNSLAEILPLHDTPGGPWKVYGVARRPRPPWNADYPMEYIQCDIRDEEQTLTQLSNLQDLTHVFYVTWANCSNEQHNCEINGQMFKNVLNAVIPNCPNLQHICLQTGRNHYIGPFDDWGTLNGVQDAPFCEDLPRIENPNFYYTLEDILFKEVTKKEGLTWSVHRPGVIFGFSPCSMMNIVGSLCVYAAICRHEGEPLRFPGTRQAWESYHSASDADLIAEHHIWAAVDEYAKNEVFNISNGDVFKWKHFWKVLAEQFGVENGGLQEEGERRSLSDMMKDKGAVWDAIVTEKELLPTKLEEVGGWWFVDVVLGNEGMLDLMNKSKEHGFLGFRNSKSSFVSWIDKIKCSKIVPI